A section of the Chromatiales bacterium 21-64-14 genome encodes:
- a CDS encoding 4-hydroxy-3-methylbut-2-enyl diphosphate reductase: MEILLANPRGFCAGVERAIEIVERALELFGAPIYVRHEVVHNQYVVDNLRAKGAVFVEDLDAVPDGAAVIFSAHGVPQMVRGAAERRGLKIFDATCPLVTKVHMEVARHAKVGREVVLIGHAGHPEVDGTLGQYDHSNGGAIYLVESEDDVEHLEVRRPNDLAYVTQTTLSMDDTTRVVIALRARFPKVIGPRKSDICYATQNRQDAVKEMTGRCDLMLVVGSANSSNSNRLREIAEKAGIPAYLIDGPQDLQQEWLAGHDHIGVTAGASAPDVLVQRVVSRLREWGVVNIEERPSRPEGVVFSLPLALRHS; this comes from the coding sequence ATGGAAATTCTTCTGGCCAATCCGCGCGGTTTTTGCGCCGGGGTCGAACGTGCCATCGAGATCGTGGAACGGGCCTTGGAGCTGTTCGGTGCCCCGATCTATGTCCGCCACGAAGTGGTCCACAACCAATACGTGGTGGACAATCTACGGGCCAAGGGCGCGGTGTTCGTGGAGGATCTGGACGCGGTCCCGGACGGCGCGGCGGTGATTTTCAGCGCTCATGGTGTACCGCAGATGGTCCGCGGCGCCGCCGAGCGGCGGGGCCTGAAGATATTCGACGCCACCTGCCCATTGGTCACCAAGGTTCACATGGAGGTGGCGCGCCATGCCAAGGTCGGACGCGAGGTGGTATTGATCGGCCATGCCGGGCACCCGGAAGTGGACGGGACCCTAGGCCAGTACGACCACAGCAACGGGGGCGCAATCTACCTGGTGGAATCAGAGGACGACGTGGAACACCTGGAGGTGCGGCGCCCGAACGACCTCGCCTATGTCACCCAGACCACCCTCTCCATGGACGATACGACCCGCGTGGTCATCGCGCTGCGGGCGCGGTTCCCGAAGGTGATCGGGCCACGCAAGAGCGATATCTGCTACGCCACCCAGAACCGCCAGGACGCTGTCAAGGAAATGACCGGACGCTGTGATCTCATGCTGGTGGTGGGATCGGCCAACAGCTCCAACTCCAACCGGCTGCGGGAAATCGCTGAGAAGGCGGGCATCCCGGCCTATCTGATCGACGGCCCCCAGGACCTGCAACAGGAATGGCTCGCGGGCCATGACCACATCGGCGTCACCGCCGGCGCCTCGGCCCCGGACGTGCTGGTACAAAGAGTCGTCAGCCGGCTGCGGGAATGGGGGGTGGTGAACATTGAGGAGCGCCCGAGCCGCCCCGAGGGCGTGGTGTTTTCCCTGCCCCTGGCCTTGCGCCACTCCTGA
- a CDS encoding glycine oxidase ThiO: protein MGADSAIPHKAGLDRLGHAVAQVPDCLVIGGGLMGLLTALELRDAGLSVTLLERGAAGREASWAGGGILSPLYPWRQPDAITRLSSWSQRAYPHLAETVVERGDVDPEWTRSGLLTLGAEDHDTARDWAARGGTCLEHTDARAVTELVPGLGDPGPGLWLPEVAQIRNPRLARGLRATLLAAGVTLIEDCAVHEVQARGRKVAGVVTARGKFPAGRVVVAAGAWSAGLLAPLGFPLAVEPVRGQMILFRAAPGLVSPIVLRRGHYIIPRRDGRILAGSTLEHAGFDKATTPEAERTLHAAALELLPALAEVPVERHWAGLRPGSPAGIPFIGEHPDIQGLYVNSGHYRNGVVLAPASARLLSELILEITPIIDPAPYRLEAARPEALEA, encoded by the coding sequence ATGGGTGCGGACAGCGCGATTCCGCACAAGGCCGGACTGGACCGGCTGGGGCATGCCGTGGCACAGGTACCCGATTGCCTAGTGATTGGTGGAGGTCTGATGGGCCTGCTCACCGCCTTGGAGCTGCGGGACGCCGGGCTATCGGTGACCCTGCTGGAACGCGGCGCGGCGGGCCGCGAGGCTTCGTGGGCCGGGGGCGGAATCCTCTCCCCCCTCTATCCGTGGCGGCAACCGGATGCCATCACGCGCCTTTCCTCCTGGAGCCAGCGCGCCTACCCGCACCTCGCCGAGACCGTGGTCGAACGGGGGGACGTGGATCCGGAGTGGACCCGCAGTGGGTTGTTGACCCTGGGGGCGGAGGACCACGATACGGCACGCGACTGGGCGGCACGCGGGGGCACCTGTCTGGAGCACACCGACGCCCGTGCGGTAACGGAACTCGTCCCCGGCTTGGGGGACCCAGGCCCGGGGCTGTGGCTCCCGGAGGTCGCGCAGATCCGCAACCCACGGCTGGCCCGGGGTCTGCGGGCTACCCTCCTCGCGGCGGGCGTCACTCTGATTGAAGACTGCGCGGTCCACGAGGTACAGGCACGGGGTCGGAAAGTCGCCGGGGTCGTCACCGCACGCGGGAAATTCCCGGCCGGGCGGGTGGTGGTAGCCGCCGGCGCCTGGAGCGCAGGGTTGCTGGCCCCCTTGGGTTTCCCACTGGCGGTGGAACCGGTGCGCGGCCAAATGATCCTGTTTCGCGCCGCGCCGGGTCTCGTGTCGCCCATCGTGCTGCGCCGTGGACATTACATAATCCCGCGGCGCGACGGGCGCATCCTGGCGGGAAGCACCCTGGAACACGCCGGGTTCGATAAGGCCACCACCCCCGAGGCGGAGCGCACCCTCCATGCCGCGGCCCTGGAACTGCTCCCGGCGCTCGCCGAAGTCCCCGTGGAACGCCATTGGGCCGGGCTCCGGCCTGGATCCCCGGCCGGCATTCCGTTTATCGGGGAACACCCTGATATCCAAGGACTCTATGTCAATAGCGGCCACTACCGTAACGGCGTCGTATTGGCCCCCGCCTCAGCACGATTATTGTCGGAACTAATATTGGAGATTACACCAATTATAGATCCAGCTCCTTATAGGCTGGAAGCGGCACGGCCGGAGGCACTGGAGGCCTGA
- a CDS encoding type IV pilus modification protein PilV encodes MPTSVPENRPRWRAATCTQEHGQRGVGLVDVLIALVVLSIGLLGLAGLQAKSLKFNHSAYLKSQATLQAYDMADRMRANMPGVTAGDYNAISGIAAAPANCTATNCNSGQMAQFDAFQWNTDNRNLLPSGQGTVTRNGNAFTITVMWDDQRTGATGTACSGNPKVDLTCFQTSFQP; translated from the coding sequence ATGCCTACAAGTGTCCCTGAAAACCGGCCCCGTTGGCGCGCTGCCACGTGTACCCAGGAGCACGGCCAACGCGGCGTAGGCTTGGTCGATGTCCTCATCGCACTGGTGGTGCTTTCCATCGGGCTGTTGGGGCTCGCGGGGCTGCAGGCCAAGAGCCTGAAGTTCAATCACAGTGCATACCTCAAGAGCCAAGCTACCTTGCAGGCGTATGACATGGCCGACCGGATGCGCGCCAACATGCCCGGGGTGACCGCCGGCGACTACAACGCCATTAGCGGGATCGCGGCGGCGCCCGCGAATTGTACGGCCACCAACTGCAACAGCGGCCAGATGGCCCAATTCGACGCGTTTCAGTGGAACACGGACAACCGGAATCTGCTGCCGTCGGGCCAAGGCACGGTGACCCGGAATGGCAACGCCTTCACCATCACCGTGATGTGGGACGATCAGCGCACCGGCGCCACCGGCACGGCCTGCAGCGGCAATCCCAAGGTGGATCTGACCTGCTTCCAGACGAGCTTCCAGCCATGA
- a CDS encoding DNA (cytosine-5-)-methyltransferase has translation MPRFSSKSLTFIDAFAGCGGLSLGLMQAGWTGRFAIERDKFAFATLATNLLTKGSPYRYIWPRWLPKQPIGIAELLSGYHDQLEKFSGTVDVLVGGPPCQGFSSAGRRKHNDPRNKLFDSYLGLVKIIKPKAVLIENVRGFTQDFGAGEARKNFAQALKARLSDAYTVYERLLDLSIFGVPQARTRYFVLAFRSELNVADPFAHLQTRLPSFLRSLRFTVPVSSWSAISDLEVGRGGTQPSTESKGFEETRYTGPQTRYQKLMNSGCAVPSDLRLARHAVEIADRFKEIIELSHAEGRLNTTIGADIRARFGLKKMALRVLDPDRPSPTITSMPDDLLHYAEPRTLTVRENARLQTFPDWYSFQGKYTTGGHLRKHEVPRFTQVANAVPPLVARAIGETLTDLLRSTARTAAPSNSASSRLHSFEQRAKVRAQVQN, from the coding sequence ATGCCTCGATTTTCCTCGAAGTCATTAACTTTCATAGATGCCTTCGCCGGGTGTGGCGGCCTCTCACTTGGACTCATGCAAGCTGGCTGGACCGGGCGCTTCGCCATTGAACGCGATAAGTTCGCCTTTGCGACACTGGCAACAAACTTGCTGACCAAAGGATCGCCCTACAGGTACATCTGGCCACGCTGGCTCCCGAAACAGCCGATTGGAATAGCCGAACTTCTGAGTGGCTATCACGACCAGCTCGAAAAGTTCTCCGGAACTGTAGACGTATTGGTAGGCGGGCCACCATGTCAAGGATTTTCGAGCGCTGGACGTCGGAAACATAACGACCCGAGAAATAAGCTATTTGATTCGTATTTGGGTCTTGTAAAAATTATTAAGCCGAAGGCCGTTCTAATCGAGAACGTCCGCGGATTTACCCAGGACTTCGGCGCCGGAGAGGCCAGAAAAAACTTCGCTCAGGCTCTCAAGGCCCGACTATCGGATGCCTACACGGTATATGAGCGGTTGCTTGACCTATCAATCTTTGGTGTACCTCAGGCCCGAACGCGCTACTTCGTTTTGGCCTTTCGGTCTGAGTTAAACGTTGCGGACCCATTTGCGCACCTTCAGACACGCCTACCGTCGTTCTTACGTTCACTGCGCTTCACGGTACCAGTGTCATCGTGGTCCGCGATCTCAGACCTTGAGGTCGGGCGCGGGGGCACTCAGCCGTCGACTGAGAGCAAGGGGTTCGAGGAAACCAGATACACCGGTCCACAGACACGCTACCAGAAACTGATGAACTCGGGTTGCGCTGTTCCTTCGGACCTTCGACTCGCGCGACATGCCGTGGAAATTGCCGATCGCTTCAAGGAGATCATTGAACTTAGCCACGCAGAAGGTCGCCTTAACACGACCATTGGTGCTGATATTCGCGCGCGCTTCGGACTCAAAAAGATGGCGTTGCGTGTACTCGACCCGGACCGCCCATCACCGACGATCACAAGCATGCCTGATGACCTATTGCACTACGCAGAGCCCCGGACACTTACTGTTCGCGAAAACGCGCGCCTACAGACATTCCCAGATTGGTATTCGTTCCAAGGAAAGTACACGACGGGGGGGCATCTCCGGAAGCACGAAGTGCCTCGGTTTACCCAAGTAGCGAATGCTGTCCCGCCACTCGTTGCACGTGCGATTGGGGAGACACTAACCGATCTACTTAGGAGCACCGCCAGAACGGCAGCACCGAGTAACAGCGCAAGCTCACGCTTGCATAGCTTCGAGCAGCGCGCGAAAGTCCGCGCGCAGGTTCAAAATTAA
- a CDS encoding BAX inhibitor protein, translated as MNSPAILTTSQSQTATLATNKVVRNTYMLLSMTLLFSALTAGVSMALKLPHPGLLLTLGGYFGLLFLTTKFRDSAAGLACVFALTGFMGYTLGPILNAYLAMPNGGQVVMTAMGATGAIFLGLSGYALTTRKDFSFMGGFLMVGILVAFLAGLGAVFFEMPSLALAVSSMFVLLMAGLILYQTSSIIHGGETNYIMATVTLYVSIFNLFTSLLHLLGFMNNEE; from the coding sequence ATGAACAGCCCCGCGATTCTCACGACAAGCCAGAGCCAAACAGCCACGCTCGCCACCAACAAAGTGGTCCGCAACACGTATATGTTGTTGTCCATGACACTGCTGTTCAGCGCGCTGACCGCCGGTGTATCGATGGCGCTGAAGCTGCCCCACCCGGGACTGCTGCTCACACTCGGCGGCTATTTCGGTCTGCTGTTCCTGACGACGAAATTCAGAGACAGTGCCGCAGGATTGGCCTGCGTATTCGCACTGACCGGCTTCATGGGCTACACATTGGGACCCATTCTCAATGCCTATCTCGCCATGCCCAACGGTGGCCAAGTCGTGATGACGGCCATGGGTGCCACCGGTGCTATCTTCCTCGGCTTGTCTGGTTACGCGCTGACGACGCGCAAGGACTTCAGCTTCATGGGCGGATTCCTTATGGTTGGCATACTCGTGGCCTTCCTCGCCGGTCTGGGCGCGGTATTCTTCGAAATGCCCAGCCTTGCGCTGGCGGTGTCATCCATGTTCGTGCTGCTGATGGCGGGTCTGATCCTGTACCAGACCAGCAGCATCATCCACGGCGGCGAAACCAACTACATCATGGCGACCGTGACGCTGTACGTCTCCATCTTCAACCTGTTTACCAGCTTGCTGCACCTGCTGGGCTTCATGAACAATGAAGAATGA
- a CDS encoding signal peptidase II codes for MMEPVHPHRGNHLAWLWLSVAVVILDQVTKHLAARGLEYGTPVALLPFLNLTLVHNTGAAFSFLSRGSGWQRWLFIALASAVSVGIVVWLRRLPARAGWQPAALALILGGAVGNLIDRIAYGYVVDFIDCYYRHWHWPAFNVADSAITVGAALLILDLLREGGRPDAK; via the coding sequence ATGATGGAACCGGTGCATCCCCACCGGGGCAACCATCTGGCCTGGCTGTGGCTGTCCGTCGCCGTGGTGATCTTGGATCAAGTCACCAAACACCTGGCGGCGCGCGGGCTGGAATATGGTACGCCGGTAGCGCTGCTGCCGTTCCTGAATCTGACCCTGGTGCACAATACCGGCGCGGCGTTCAGCTTTCTCAGCCGGGGCTCCGGGTGGCAGCGGTGGTTGTTCATCGCCCTGGCGAGTGCGGTCAGCGTGGGAATAGTGGTGTGGCTGCGGCGGCTTCCGGCACGCGCCGGCTGGCAACCGGCAGCATTGGCGCTGATCCTGGGCGGGGCGGTGGGCAATCTCATCGACCGCATCGCCTACGGGTACGTAGTGGACTTCATCGACTGCTACTACCGTCATTGGCATTGGCCGGCCTTCAACGTGGCCGATTCCGCCATCACCGTCGGTGCTGCACTGCTGATCCTGGACCTGCTGCGCGAGGGCGGCCGGCCCGACGCGAAGTAA
- a CDS encoding transcriptional repressor: MGNLMNNQLLTRAAVIEFLKDRGIAPTLQRVEIGQVLFARPQHLSADQVLAQVNGDHLRVSKATVYNTLGLFAKKGLIREVIVNPTRVFYDTNTSAHHHFYNVDTGTLADIDASAVTISELPRLPDGTVAEGVDVIIRVRHQTG, translated from the coding sequence ATGGGAAACCTCATGAACAACCAGCTCCTGACGCGCGCCGCGGTTATTGAGTTCCTCAAAGACCGCGGCATCGCCCCCACCCTCCAGCGGGTCGAGATCGGACAGGTGCTGTTCGCGCGTCCCCAACACCTTTCCGCGGACCAAGTCCTGGCCCAGGTCAACGGGGACCATCTCCGAGTCTCCAAGGCCACGGTCTACAACACCCTGGGCCTGTTCGCGAAAAAAGGCCTGATCCGCGAAGTCATTGTTAACCCGACGCGGGTGTTCTACGACACCAACACCTCCGCCCATCATCATTTCTACAACGTCGACACCGGGACCCTGGCCGACATCGATGCGAGCGCCGTCACCATCAGCGAACTCCCGCGTCTGCCCGACGGCACCGTCGCCGAGGGCGTCGACGTCATCATCCGAGTACGCCACCAAACCGGCTGA